Genomic segment of Staphylococcus muscae:
GGGATGATGCAAAACAAACAGAATTCGGTCAACCACACCCGGTTGTTCAACCATTTATGAATGACGGATGGGATGAAATCGTAAAAGTTTCACTCCCAAAATATCTTGAACAACTTTAATAATTCTCAACAAATAATCGCCATATTTCTACTCATAATACGTAGAAATATGGCGATTTAATTATACTTCTAAAAACTTCACACAAACGCCTTCAGCTGCTTGTTGGCTGTCATCTGTTTGTGTTAATAAGCCTGTTGCTTTATCACGTTTGAAAACAACGATTTTTGAATCTCCTTGCTCATGTGCCACAACGAGATAATCATCAGATAGTGTGATATTAAAGTCACGTGGGAATTCATCCCCCGATGGTACGATGTCTACTAATTCTAATCTCGCACCGTCATCTAATACTTTAAAAATAGCGATACTATCATGACCTCTATTTGAAATATATAAATATTGTTGATCATGTGACAAATGTACAGCTGCTAACTTTGTCGGATGTAAAAAGTCTTCTGGTATTGTGAGATGACGTTCGCGCTCTGTAAAACGACCATCTTCATAATCCATGACAACGACCGTATTTGATAACTCGTTGACAACATATGCATAACGTCCTGTCTTGTGAAAAGCGATATGACGTGGACCGTCTCCCGGTTGTAGTTCTGCACGATGGGCAACATTTAAGCCTTGATGACCATAGTCGTAGCTTACAAGTAAATCTGCCCCTAAATCCACAGCAACCACATATTTTTGTTCAGGTGTCGCTTCAATGTAATGTACATGTGACGCTTCTTGTCTCGCAACATTGGGACCCGGTGTATATTCGTGATATACTTCTTCAATTAGCTTGCCAACTTGCTGCTTTTCTGCGTCAAACTCATAAATGCGTGCAATACCATCACCATAAACCGCTTCAAAAATGAAGTCACCTTCTGGAGATGCAGAAACATAACAAGCAGACCCTTTTAACGATTCAAGACTACGTCCTGTCTCTTCTAACGTGTTGTCATCCTTAATATTAAACGTAACAACGCCTGCTCGTTCGTCATCTTTAGTAAATGCGATAAGTGTATCTTTAAACTGGCTTAAATATGTAGAAGCATTGAGCTCATATGCTGTTTCAACATTTTTTATTTTGCCTGTTTGTTCATCTAATTCAAAGTGATAAATACCTTTACCACCTTTTTTTGTATAAGAACCGATGTAACCCTTTGTCGTCATATCATTCTCTCCTTTGCTTATATGTAACTAAAAGGACTGTCATAGAATAATAGTTATTCTACTTCAGTCCCCTTTGATTATCCGATATTATTTTCGATATCTGATACGATTTCTTTTGTTTTGCTTTCGATTTCTTCAAAATCCTTTTTGAAAACATACGCTAATACAGCGGCACCAGCACCTACTGCTAACGTTGTAAAGAATGTTAGTAAGAAGAAAAATTTGAATACACCTTTAATAAAATTCCACATAATTGTCACCTCTATTTACATAATATATACACAGCTATCATACCATATATAATTCCTGTGGTTAAATAAATACCCCAAACACGAACAAACTAATCTAAAAACATTCAATTATCTATCAAAATATGGTACATTATGAATAAATAATTTTAAGAAAGAGGTAAATTGCATGCCATACATTTCATTGCTCAATTATTGGAAAAACCATGACATTGAAGGCGTGACAAATATGGTAGATGACCAAGTCGCAGCGTATTATATTAATGAAATAGGTGAACCAGTTGCTCTGAGCAAGTCACACTTAATTGATATGCTTCATAAACGTATGAAACAAGTCGAATCAAACAAAAATTTGCAATGGAATTTTGAAGTGATTCATCGTGCGCATATTTATGATAAGCAAACGGTTATTTTTTATACATATTCGCAGGAAAGTTCAGACTACCATGAAACAAACAAGACTATGATAGCCATCACCTTCAGTGCGCGCAAGGCAAATGATCCGAGCCCAATTAAGTCCATCTATATTACACCGAATGTTAAAGATTTCCACAATTAATATGGTGTAAACATCAGACACAATGATATAAAGCCCTCACATGATGAAACAGTATATGAATATATCCTACTACTAACAACACATTGTCCGAAAACATCTGACACCGTAACTCAACACGTATGCGCTGAAAAAACTAAGATGTGAAGTTTCGATAAAACCAATTTTTTACTCTAATAAAAGTTTCAGTCATCAACTATGCACACTCCAATGAATTTCATTTTATAAATGATATACTCATTATAGTAATGCCAGCGTCAAAAAACCATTAACCTTGTATTACAACATCGTAACAAAAGATGTATTTTATATTGCAGGAAGGATATCAGCCTATGCAAAACGTAAAATCAGATATTTTAACTTTTAGAGGCACACACTATGATTACGGTGTCGCAGTTGGCACATGGTTAAAACAAACAAAAATGCTTAAAAATAGAGAAAAAGAATGGCGCAAACGTGTTCCTAGATTCGATATCGATGTTCAAGAAACGCAAGCCATCTTTCAACAGTTCGCACCACAGATTTGGGATGAGATTCGTGGCATACAAGATGTGTTGAATATCCCAACACGACAAGCCATTCTCAACTTTGCTCATTATCGATTCACTACTTTACCAGATAGCGGTTGCAGTGTGTTTGTAGGCGATCATTATCTCGTGCGTAACTATGATTATCATCCTGCCACATATGATGGACGCTATCAGTTGTTTCAACCTACTGATGGTGGCTACGCACAAATAGGCCCAATGTCAAGAACAACAGGACGTATGGATGGTATGAATGAACATGGTCTTGTGATGGCTTACAACTTTATGCATCGTAAAAAGCCAGCAAATGGTTTCGTGTGCTATATGGTTGGTCGGCTCATTCTAGAATACTGTCGCAATGTCGAAGAAGCTATCTCATTGTTGAAACGCATCCCTCACCGTAGTTCTTTCAGCTATATCGTGATGGATGCAACTGGTGCTCATGCGATCATAGAAGTGACACCACGTAGCATTGACATTCGTCATGATCAAACATGTACCAATCATTTTAAGTTACTCACACACGAAAATCGAAATTACACAAAGGAATCAGAAGAGCGATTAGCCCGATTGGAGTCACAAATCCCTACAAGTTCACCAGACAAGTTTGATGTGTTTAAACGTTTTAACAACCCTCAGTATGAAATATATAGTAAACTCTTCAAAAGTTGGAGCGGTACAATTCATACATCAATGTACGATCCAACAACGCTAACTGCTTGGATTGCCTTAGGTGAGTCTCAGGCACCTATTGCTTTTGACTTTCGTGCATGGTTAGATGGCAAATCAGTAGAACGAGTGACATTACACGGTCAACTTGAT
This window contains:
- the pglS gene encoding 6-phosphogluconolactonase, whose protein sequence is MTTKGYIGSYTKKGGKGIYHFELDEQTGKIKNVETAYELNASTYLSQFKDTLIAFTKDDERAGVVTFNIKDDNTLEETGRSLESLKGSACYVSASPEGDFIFEAVYGDGIARIYEFDAEKQQVGKLIEEVYHEYTPGPNVARQEASHVHYIEATPEQKYVVAVDLGADLLVSYDYGHQGLNVAHRAELQPGDGPRHIAFHKTGRYAYVVNELSNTVVVMDYEDGRFTERERHLTIPEDFLHPTKLAAVHLSHDQQYLYISNRGHDSIAIFKVLDDGARLELVDIVPSGDEFPRDFNITLSDDYLVVAHEQGDSKIVVFKRDKATGLLTQTDDSQQAAEGVCVKFLEV
- a CDS encoding C45 family autoproteolytic acyltransferase/hydolase — protein: MQNVKSDILTFRGTHYDYGVAVGTWLKQTKMLKNREKEWRKRVPRFDIDVQETQAIFQQFAPQIWDEIRGIQDVLNIPTRQAILNFAHYRFTTLPDSGCSVFVGDHYLVRNYDYHPATYDGRYQLFQPTDGGYAQIGPMSRTTGRMDGMNEHGLVMAYNFMHRKKPANGFVCYMVGRLILEYCRNVEEAISLLKRIPHRSSFSYIVMDATGAHAIIEVTPRSIDIRHDQTCTNHFKLLTHENRNYTKESEERLARLESQIPTSSPDKFDVFKRFNNPQYEIYSKLFKSWSGTIHTSMYDPTTLTAWIALGESQAPIAFDFRAWLDGKSVERVTLHGQLDTDIHFATE